A segment of the Toxotes jaculatrix isolate fToxJac2 chromosome 2, fToxJac2.pri, whole genome shotgun sequence genome:
GTAAGTGAAATATGTCGAGTCCAGTTTCAAGTAAAATactgtcagtcagctgttgCTTTGTATGAAACTCAGGATGAGACATTTGCCATTTGGTTCAGATGTAACTAAAACCACAGCCTACAGAGCAGAGGATTCATTAGACTACATGAATCATTGCTGGTGATGTAAAATTAGATCTTATCGccgctgaaaaacaaaaacagaacaaagtgaGCCAGAGGAAGCTGATGTGTAACAACTGTCAAATGAATTATTTATCTGAACTTTCTGCTGCTTACACAGTCCCACACTGGAAACAAGGCTCAGGGGCTTTAGATAATCATTACTGTGGTTTATAGTGAGACACCACAAATAAATCTAAGCTGTTTGAGGTCTTGTTGCTGCTACATAAAACTGGATTTAAAGGATCAGTCCACCCTAATTAGAAAAAGATTTACAGAAGTTTCATATACTTCTAGTGAACTGACTCTTTAAAGCTCCATATTTTTATTCAAGTGCATGCTATGTGACCTTTAGTTACTTTATACAGCATAAAATTTTGATTGATCTGTCCCACTCATGTAAtgtaaattcacttttttttccctgtctaTAACcatattttttcttcttattagCTGTGCTATCCAGACCAGACCCGAGGCCAGCCCTGAACCTCGTTTTGGTGGATGGGATTGTAACGGAACCCATAATGCAGCTGTGATTCTGTGCTCCAGCTGGTTATGGGGTCCGTTTCCATCCCATAACGCACAAGACATCCTAAGTAGATGGGCTGACGGTGAGCTCATCTTTCTTCATCAGCATCTTCTCTCCTACCAGgaattgtgtttttatatcCTCACCTTCCAACTGCAGATtactctgtttttcttcagtcagtttgaaaatgaagctgaaaacttgtttgtttgtttaatacaCATCCAAGCTGATGGCACTGCATGGACAAACCAAAGCCTATTTAGCTTAAGTTCCCATTCTGATTCATAAAACCTGTGCTAACTGCTCAccatcagtgaaaaaaagtgaaactaaCACCACTGAGGCAGCTCAAAGTTGTTCTGCCATTTTGAAAATGGGTATTACCGTGTGCAAAGAGTGAATTTAGCTTTGTTCGATGTCTGACGCATAAGGTGTTTTTCCTCAATGACACGTTTTCTCCCGGATTGCTGACGACAGTAAACGCAACCGGGAATTTCGTGTCAGCCAAGAATGACACCTAGAGCGGCGACTCAAGAGCTCACCGCACATTATTTTATATTCTTCGTTTGTAACAGCACATTGTTCAGGGTACAATTTTTTCTAAATTTTTACATTATCCTTCGCCATACATCATTTTATGACCTGTAATACGCTTCATGAACCAATAAAGAGCAGCGTTTTTTCTACTGCAGTCTTACCACGGTGCGTTCTGGTTTCATTGTGCACTACTGGATGGCATAACTGAAACATGATATTTACATCAATGTCTGACACAGCAATGCTTTCTCTAAATGCCAAATTTCAACAGTGTTACCACCCACGTCGCACAGTAACCGTCTATGATTTACTGAAGTGAGACTGTTGAACAGCTCGTCCAGCGTATGAATGATACCACATGAAAGCAAATGCTTAGTAAAGAGTTTCCTACAACAAAAGgctgcagctgtctgtgtgaCTTTTTGCTGAGGAGTTTGGTTCCCTGTTCACACCAACGTGCTCAGCTGAGGTGGTAAAGAGGCACAGTACATCCATCCATACGTCAGATATGACATGACATTGTTTTTGGGACACATTTGTCTTCTTTCCTGTAAACTGAAGGCTGTGTTCACACTGCAGGTGCTAAGTTCTCtaaatttcagattttcagcCTCACATGGCAGGTCTGATCTTTTCTACTCAAACCAGCACAGCTGCCGTCTGGTATTGACTCAGATTTACTCTGCACAAAGGGTATAAACAAAGACTGGGTGGTAAAAGTGAGACTGGGAGAAGCTGGGGATGAAATATGactaacacactgacactgagttCAGCAGCTGAGCCAATTCACACATTCAGCAGATTGTACACAGAGTGTGTGGAGTCAGCAAAAGACATTAACACATCTTTAAATTATTACATGATTATACTTTTAGTATAAAGTACCATACAGTTATTGTATAGCTTATAGTTATATGTGTTTTATGGGAGTCCAATGTGATACTGAATTTTGagtttaaaagattaaaaagagtACTACCAATATTTTTGGTATATTGCACCTGCAATAAGCATTTAACAGACTGGTTTTAGAAGTGAAATGATGGTGCTACAGTTGTTTATTATggtgcagtgtttctgtccttttcAAAGTAGTGTTGAGTTGTTATTCCTGTGCACTCGTGTCTTTTTCACTGTTAGTTTACTATGGTATTTTATGGTAATGTATGTCTGTGGATTAACTAAACAGATAACATGAGCAGTGAATCAGAACAGAGGACGTGGGTCTGTAGTGTGAGCAGGGCCTGGTTTAAACCTGGATCTGTGAGAGCTGCAGGTGATCCGAGTTGAGGTCAAAGGCAAgatgatctcagtgactttttttgaaaatacattgaaaataaaagtaactGGAGCTCAGGCACTAGTcagctggtggaggagagagtcAGAAGTGTTCCCTGCACCTTAATAATCATGTCGAAAGCCGTCTTCAACTCACATGGGAAGAGTCGGTCAGCGGCCCGAAGGTGCCGACGGCGAAGGGAACCTAGAGAGTATCCTGTCCACGAGTTCAAGGTGTCTCTCGTGGTTTTCTCGACTGATACGTTCATGCATGGCCACGAGCTGGCTCATTAGATTGTTCTGCATTTCCTTCTCATGGTCCATTAACCTCTGCAGTCGCGCGTCCTCCTGCGCCTGCATGGCGGCGTCCATCTCTCTGAGCTGGGCAACAGTCGCTGACACTAAAGTAGAGACTTGCTCCATTACcgttgtcttcttcttcttcgtggGAACCGTGTATGCTGGAAAACCAGAGACacaacacagtcagtcagtgacaggACAGTGACACAGCTGTCAAACTCCATCCCCCACCCTCAGTGGTGTCTGCAACCTCAGGACCATGCAGCTCATCCACCTATCCTTTCttataacagaaacacaaatactTACTGGCGTTAATGGTGTGTAGTTGTTCTGATGGACTGTACTGGTCCTCGTCGTCCTCTGCCTCCACTGGTCCCAGATGTTTGTCAACTTCATCCCAGAGGCCGACTACCACCTCCTGATGCTCCTCGCTGAGGGCAGACGACGGCGGCGGgggcggtggaggaggaggaggagga
Coding sequences within it:
- the LOC121187723 gene encoding formin-like protein 10, translating into MHNWQENEIKELLTIRGSEAIRNQITGTVKDSVVYSRMTKLLAERGVYRSHMQVISKLKALRKQYIKYHQQKTRCGSDRVDWPFYEQCHRVFGNAPAGNPVKRHRSPTPPPAPSPPLQPPPPPPPPPPPPPPSSALSEEHQEVVVGLWDEVDKHLGPVEAEDDEDQYSPSEQLHTINATYTVPTKKKKTTVMEQVSTLVSATVAQLREMDAAMQAQEDARLQRLMDHEKEMQNNLMSQLVAMHERISRENHERHLELVDRILSRFPSPSAPSGR